Proteins encoded together in one Oceanidesulfovibrio indonesiensis window:
- a CDS encoding cytochrome C assembly family protein, protein MTLFDLVYFAILLLYVLGTIFFLAGAFSRQVALKRLAGYLAAGGLLLHTLILIHFLAATEISTLTVSYYIKLFSWCLVALFFILWWRLKLEFLALIASPIAILLFIFSFTHQTAAKMPPDLAGPFFGLHIGSLFGSMALLAMAFAAGLIFIRLEKKIKAKAKLSDMDRDMPALSTFDRVNYWAVLIGFPLYTVGMLTGFVFAKFAWGSVLTGDPKEIVSIIVWLLFALLFHNRLARGWWGRRPAVWAIGLFSLAIGSMIIINFFMPTHHSFQNRPGIEQSVPTPPTNK, encoded by the coding sequence ATGACCTTGTTTGACCTCGTCTACTTCGCCATCCTTCTGCTCTACGTGCTGGGCACGATTTTCTTTCTGGCCGGCGCGTTCAGCAGACAGGTCGCGCTCAAGCGTCTGGCGGGATATCTCGCCGCCGGGGGCCTGCTCCTGCACACCCTCATCCTCATCCACTTCCTGGCCGCCACGGAGATATCCACGCTCACGGTGAGCTACTACATCAAGCTCTTTTCGTGGTGTCTGGTGGCGCTCTTCTTTATCCTCTGGTGGCGGCTCAAGCTGGAGTTTCTGGCGCTCATCGCCTCGCCCATCGCCATACTGCTGTTCATCTTTTCCTTCACGCACCAGACTGCGGCCAAAATGCCGCCGGATCTTGCCGGCCCGTTCTTCGGCCTGCACATCGGCTCGTTGTTCGGCTCCATGGCGCTGCTCGCCATGGCGTTCGCCGCCGGGCTCATCTTCATCAGGCTGGAGAAGAAGATCAAAGCCAAGGCAAAGCTATCGGATATGGACCGGGACATGCCGGCGCTCTCCACTTTTGATCGGGTCAACTACTGGGCCGTGCTCATCGGCTTCCCGCTCTACACCGTGGGCATGCTCACGGGCTTCGTGTTCGCCAAGTTCGCCTGGGGCAGTGTGCTCACCGGAGATCCCAAGGAAATTGTTTCCATCATCGTATGGTTGCTGTTCGCCCTGCTCTTCCATAATCGCCTGGCCCGGGGATGGTGGGGCCGGCGACCGGCAGTCTGGGCCATCGGCTTGTTCTCCCTGGCAATCGGATCCATGATCATCATCAACTTCTTCATGCCGACGCACCATAGTTTCCAGAACAGACCCGGGATCGAGCAGTCTGTCCCGACCCCGCCAACGAATAAATGA
- a CDS encoding precorrin-2 dehydrogenase/sirohydrochlorin ferrochelatase family protein produces MRYYPAFLDLEHARCLVVGYGGVGRRKLATLLDASPAAVLVLDPADPASHPEDARRLLDAPQVVYANRSFGMEDLEGVSLCVAATPLRKENARIAAACRERGVLCNVADDPDAGSFIVPSHVELDGVTVAISTAGQSPALARRLRREMETHLAGYGALATVLGRIRPRVLDLGMETPANTAIFRGIVESDLKDALAAGNRDEAQDILRAHLPESLHPALEDLLHDLV; encoded by the coding sequence ATGCGCTACTATCCCGCCTTCCTCGATCTTGAGCACGCGCGGTGCCTGGTGGTGGGCTACGGCGGCGTGGGCCGGCGCAAGCTGGCCACTCTGCTGGACGCCTCGCCGGCTGCGGTTCTTGTACTCGACCCGGCCGATCCAGCCTCCCACCCGGAGGACGCCCGGCGCTTGCTGGACGCCCCCCAAGTGGTGTATGCAAACCGGTCTTTCGGGATGGAAGACCTGGAGGGCGTGTCCCTCTGCGTGGCGGCCACGCCCCTGCGCAAGGAAAACGCCCGCATCGCTGCCGCCTGCCGCGAACGGGGTGTGCTGTGCAACGTGGCCGACGATCCCGATGCCGGATCGTTCATCGTGCCGTCGCACGTGGAGCTCGATGGGGTGACCGTGGCTATCTCCACGGCCGGACAGAGCCCGGCTCTGGCCAGACGGCTGCGGCGCGAAATGGAAACGCATCTGGCCGGGTACGGCGCGCTCGCCACCGTGCTGGGCCGCATCCGCCCTCGCGTGCTGGACCTGGGCATGGAAACGCCGGCCAATACGGCGATCTTCCGCGGCATCGTGGAGTCCGACCTCAAGGACGCACTGGCCGCCGGGAATCGCGATGAAGCGCAGGACATCCTGCGCGCGCACCTGCCGGAGTCGCTGCACCCGGCGCTGGAGGACTTGCTCCATGACCTTGTTTGA
- a CDS encoding SEL1-like repeat protein, translated as MIRSRLVLVCLMLLVLAASASCKSVQGRVYRDMANSAYYGSEDVPRAIQLYEQAARYGDPEAQYRLGMLFLEGENAPQDTRRGLSLVESAARQGYAPAERSLGLLHLGGLRGVSRDLSKAESYLTSAARKNDVYAMLALGRLYSAHKEKQDFQAAARWYAAARRIDPRVDSKLEDPQYISKTVVLVKERKPAAGNALVVEVQRTLARLGYDPGPADGIAGKRTIRAVKKFQKDHGLEGNGKIDDNLLSALEDAERAR; from the coding sequence ATGATTCGGAGTCGTCTGGTTCTCGTGTGTCTCATGCTTCTGGTTCTGGCGGCGAGTGCATCGTGCAAGAGCGTTCAGGGAAGAGTCTACCGCGATATGGCCAACAGCGCCTATTACGGCAGCGAGGACGTGCCCCGGGCGATTCAACTGTACGAGCAGGCGGCGCGCTACGGCGATCCCGAAGCGCAGTACAGGCTCGGCATGCTCTTTCTTGAGGGAGAGAACGCGCCGCAGGATACGAGGCGGGGCCTCAGCCTTGTGGAGAGTGCAGCGAGACAGGGGTACGCGCCTGCGGAACGCTCTTTGGGGCTCCTGCATCTCGGCGGGCTCCGAGGCGTGTCCCGAGATCTTTCCAAAGCAGAATCTTATCTGACAAGCGCTGCACGCAAAAACGACGTCTACGCTATGCTCGCACTGGGGCGTCTCTATTCCGCGCACAAGGAGAAGCAGGACTTTCAGGCGGCGGCGCGGTGGTACGCTGCGGCCAGGCGCATCGATCCACGTGTGGATTCAAAACTTGAGGATCCGCAGTACATCAGCAAAACCGTAGTTCTCGTGAAGGAGCGCAAACCCGCGGCCGGGAATGCGCTCGTGGTCGAGGTGCAAAGAACGCTCGCCCGGCTCGGCTATGATCCGGGTCCGGCCGACGGCATTGCCGGCAAGCGAACCATCCGCGCCGTAAAAAAGTTCCAGAAGGACCATGGCCTGGAAGGGAACGGAAAAATAGACGACAACTTGCTGTCCGCCCTGGAAGATGCGGAGCGCGCACGATAG
- a CDS encoding glycosyltransferase family 9 protein translates to MGYTSLVIQLARFGDLVQSARLVRSLSCPGAAVHVACDASLAEIAGLLYPQATIHPVRAHGGQGNPGELLAANSEAFEKLRAIAPDAVYNLNFSGLNYALASLFPEGTVHGYFVHEGQRLKDPWPQLGFRLSGRRPQAPCNLVDLWAHFTNAPIAPETVFPAARFDGADPGGLGVVLAGRHSRRSLPAEVLAPMAAAALDGIASRSGQGRAKKVYLLGTKAEKPLAKSFLRASSPRLAERVEDHTGGMDLPGLADFLRGLDLVLTPDTGTMHLAAALGTPVMACFLSSAWTWETGPYGAGHLVWQSAPPCAPCLEAQPCPNDMECLELFRAPRFLKNVVAAAAGKNVRPEELPESLLLLRGDQDAFGQSFEVLAGNDPYAAERYALRREIALLRGVAIEPSHAQAPLLTEQLTRLLYREQDWMLPPWHDRA, encoded by the coding sequence ATGGGATACACCAGCCTCGTCATTCAGCTCGCCCGATTCGGCGACCTCGTGCAGAGCGCGCGCCTCGTGCGCAGTCTGTCCTGTCCCGGCGCTGCGGTGCATGTGGCCTGCGACGCTTCCCTGGCCGAAATCGCAGGGCTTCTGTATCCGCAGGCGACCATCCATCCTGTGCGAGCCCATGGCGGGCAGGGGAATCCGGGGGAGCTCCTCGCTGCCAACAGCGAGGCATTCGAGAAGCTGCGCGCCATCGCTCCGGATGCCGTCTATAATCTCAATTTTTCCGGACTCAACTACGCCCTGGCCTCTCTGTTCCCGGAGGGCACGGTGCATGGATACTTCGTCCATGAAGGCCAGCGGCTCAAGGATCCGTGGCCGCAACTCGGGTTTCGGCTTTCCGGCAGGCGGCCCCAGGCGCCGTGCAACCTGGTGGATTTGTGGGCGCACTTCACCAATGCTCCAATTGCGCCGGAGACGGTTTTTCCGGCTGCGCGGTTCGACGGTGCGGACCCCGGCGGCCTCGGCGTGGTGCTCGCCGGCCGCCATTCCAGGCGCTCCCTGCCGGCCGAGGTGCTCGCGCCCATGGCGGCGGCGGCGCTGGACGGCATTGCCTCCCGCAGCGGGCAAGGCAGAGCGAAAAAAGTGTACCTGCTGGGCACGAAAGCCGAAAAGCCCCTGGCCAAGTCGTTCCTGCGCGCCTCCTCGCCTCGTCTTGCAGAACGGGTGGAGGACCACACCGGCGGCATGGATCTGCCCGGTCTTGCCGATTTCCTGCGTGGGCTGGACCTGGTTCTCACGCCGGACACCGGAACCATGCACCTGGCAGCGGCGCTGGGCACGCCGGTGATGGCCTGCTTTCTGTCCTCGGCCTGGACGTGGGAGACTGGACCTTACGGCGCCGGCCATCTCGTGTGGCAGAGCGCTCCGCCGTGCGCTCCGTGTCTGGAGGCGCAACCGTGCCCCAACGATATGGAGTGCCTGGAGTTGTTCCGGGCCCCGAGGTTCCTGAAAAATGTGGTCGCCGCGGCGGCCGGCAAGAACGTGCGGCCCGAGGAGTTGCCGGAATCCCTCCTTTTGCTGCGCGGGGATCAGGACGCCTTCGGCCAGTCATTCGAAGTCCTGGCGGGCAATGACCCGTACGCAGCTGAGCGGTACGCGCTACGGCGAGAAATCGCCTTGCTGCGCGGGGTGGCGATCGAGCCTTCCCATGCGCAGGCGCCGCTGCTGACAGAGCAACTGACCCGGCTGCTGTATCGTGAACAGGACTGGATGCTGCCGCCATGGCACGATAGAGCCTGA